Proteins co-encoded in one Neoarius graeffei isolate fNeoGra1 chromosome 11, fNeoGra1.pri, whole genome shotgun sequence genomic window:
- the luzp1 gene encoding leucine zipper protein 1 produces the protein MTEFKDTTNRQLRHKLQSLGRRLDELEEATSKLQKAEDELLDLQDKIIQAEGSNSSLLGDVEALRKRVLKIEGKDEEVRKAEDLCRLIKEKLEEEENLTRELKAEIEHLQLRMTELEKLEEAFGKSKSDCTQLCLSLNEEKNLTKKLSAELEALKARVKEVDSSEASLNRAEQALATEMEKLKSLTQTFVVERKKLLEKQREDEKIILKLTEKLEHQKSKVGSLDLSFSESHDLLIEDDLSAGLSSKLARKKKLSHDVGLRNKSENEKNSLEGQEDNKIKELTQEVETLKSRLKQLEMVGEDLKNTESKNAELVEKFRQERSHNQVLSDQLEQLKIQLFSSKSSNGSLVVCSTTNVLENGKAETEEINIRGGFKQEKKGKILAGIDAVNPKYKKRDNSPQQLKLKSKELSQSTEKSPTRRALSPAHRPKKTGLKTGSSNTADSGLKDVKNVEEKFGSAIQATSITSSDKKVSVLSRYPPAASDQKPGKVSVKPGNTEGKKTSRLVSPPEKGRVTEMEPSGTPQEVTTVLSLSQANGSYTAYRSHVTSSGLIDHGSEGHSSFETESVGSKHSVGEQDTAAVISVLSSRTTDSKYPRYTRLQDSHSVGSSTRSSYDEEQHRALMMEGGSQEPFKTSTGIEIQRVCSPREALCSKVLIKPAIAEYDRKEMMSGGSIEPTRTNEKPKIATKPNKMTSSITFYPNDPSSSRTSSRSSSVSSEPPSKERHTSTSNIVIGSNTELRGSITIPYEISIPKSEITLRSVDGDDENSDLPSVLETTCIETTILSRSSLNFQSPEIGSELDNSESGFESSGSISMTTVTNRRNHNNNHCSSQEDSLPEMRNVTVRSAWRNRGAVSVDQLGQGPRRDGLEAETEPITTWRAYRATTVLDTEENLTSNVTARSGKPSPAERYMRKISSGNLGRDSLEFPRRSKCVSPVDSSLQRIIPHEPVCAQQLQPRMQKEPPLFIQAVESEPSVISWRRQSAGDVNSSERLRGRGAWTGKSSGGDGSRPWSSRHHDN, from the coding sequence ATGACTGAGTTCAAAGACACAACCAACCGCCAACTCCGGCACAAACTTCAGAGTCTAGGGCGGCGTCTGGATGAGCTTGAGGAGGCCACAAGTAAGCTCCAAAAGGCTGAGGATGAGCTTCTGGACCTTCAAGACAAAATCATCCAAGCTGAGGGAAGTAACTCCTCCTTGCTTGGTGATGTTGAAGCACTTCGAAAAAGAGTTCTTAAAATTGAGGGGAAGGATGAGGAGGTGAGAAAAGCAGAAGATCTTTGCCGATTGATAAAGGAGAAGCTAGAAGAAGAAGAGAATCTAACTCGGGAGCTTAAAGCAGAGATTGAGCATCTTCAGCTCAGAATGACTGAACTAGAGAAGTTAGAGGAGGCATTTGGGAAGAGCAAATCAGACTGCACACAACTTTGTCTGAGCCTTAATGAAGAAAAGAATCTTACTAAGAAGCTCTCAGCTGAGCTAGAGGCCCTGAAAGCCAGAGTAAAGGAAGTGGATTCCTCTGAGGCATCTCTGAACCGGGCAGAGCAGGCCCTAGCCACAGAGATGGAGAAACTTAAAAGCCTCACTCAGACATTTGTTGTTGAGCGCAAAAAGCTCCTGGAAAAACAGAGAGAAGATGAGAAAATTATTCTCAAATTAACTGAAAAGCTTGAACATCAGAAGAGCAAAGTAGGTTCTTTAGACCTTAGCTTCAGTGAGTCCCATGATCTTCTTATTGAGGATGACCTCTCAGCAGGCCTTAGTAGCAAACTGGCACGAAAGAAGAAGCTCTCACACGATGTAGGCTTGAGAAACAAATCGGAGAATGAGAAAAACAGCCTGGAAGGGCAGGAggacaacaaaatcaaagaacTTACACAAGAAGTAGAGACTCTAAAGAGCCGTCTGAAGCAGCTGGAGATGGTAGGAGAGGACCTGAAAAACACAGAATCAAAAAATGCAGAACTAGTTGAAAAGTTTCGGCAAGAGAGGAGTCATAATCAAGTGCTGAGTGACCAACTCGAGCAGCTGAAGATTCAGCTTTTTAGCAGTAAGAGTAGCAATGGAAGCCTGGTTGTTTGCAGTACAACAAATGTTCTTGAGAATGGCAAAGCTGAAACTGAGGAGATCAACATACGGGGAGGCTTTAAGCAGGAGAAGAAGGGTAAGATTTTGGCTGGCATTGATGCAGTTAACCCAAAGTATAAAAAAAGGGACAATTCACCGCAGCAACTGAAACTTAAGAGTAAAGAGCTCAGCCAGTCAACAGAAAAATCCCCTACACGGAGGGCCCTAAGTCCTGCCCACAGGCCCAAGAAAACTGGGTTAAAAACTGGGTCTTCAAATACTGCTGATAGTGGGCTAAAAGATGTCAAAAATGTTGAGGAGAAATTTGGAAGTGCCATTCAGGCAACATCCATTACATCAAGTGATAAAAAAGTTTCTGTACTTAGCCGATATCCTCCTGCTGCCAGTGACCAAAAGCCTGGGAAGGTATCAGTTAAACCAGGTAATACTGAAGGCAAGAAAACAAGTAGACTTGTGTCTCCACCAGAAAAAGGCAGAGTAACTGAAATGGAGCCATCAGGTACTCCACAGGAGGTAACTACAGTGTTAAGTCTTTCCCAGGCAAATGGATCTTATACTGCATACAGATCCCATGTAACATCATCTGGGTTAATTGATCATGGATCTGAAGGTCACTCATCCTTTGAAACAGAATCTGTTGGATCAAAGCACTCAGTGGGTGAGCAAGACACTGCTGCTGTAATATCTGTTTTAAGTAGCAGAACAACAGATTCTAAGTATCCAAGGTACACAAGATTGCAGGATTCTCACTCGGTTGGATCTTCAACAAGGAGCTCTTATGATGAGGAGCAGCACAGGGCCCTAATGATGGAAGGTGGATCTCAGGAACCTTTTAAGACATCCACCGGAATTGAAATCCAACGTGTGTGCAGCCCACGTGAGGCTCTGTGCTCTAAGGTACTCATCAAGCCAGCCATCGCAGAGTATGACAGGAAGGAAATGATGTCAGGAGGGAGCATAGAACCAACACGTACCAATGAGAAACCAAAAATAGCCACCAAGCCTAACAAGATGACCAGCAGCATTACTTTCTATCCCAATGACCCCAGCTCTTCTCGAACCAGCAGTCGAAGCAGCAGTGTTTCAAGTGAACCACCATCTAAGGAGCGACACACTTCCACCAGCAACATTGTCATTGGGTCAAACACTGAGCTCAGAGGCAGCATCACTATCCCCTATGAAATATCCATTCCCAAGAGTGAGATCACTCTAAGGTCtgttgatggtgatgatgagAACTCTGATCTTCCCAGTGTCCTAGAGACAACTTGTATAGAAACAACCATTCTGTCCCGAAGCAGTTTGAACTTTCAGTCCCCAGAAATCGGCTCTGAGCTTGACAACAGTGAGTCTGGCTTTGAGAGCAGTGGGAGTATTTCTATGACTACAGTCACTAACCGGAGAAACCACAATAATAACCACTGTTCATCCCAGGAAGATAGCTTACCAGAGATGAGGAATGTGACTGTTAGAAGTGCATGGAGGAATCGAGGGGCAGTATCTGTGGACCAGCTTGGGCAGGGACCAAGACGTGATGGTTTGGAGGCTGAAACAGAACCCATCACAACATGGAGAGCGTACAGAGCTACCACTGTCCTTGACACAGAGGAGAATTTAACATCTAATGTCACTGCACGAAGTGGAAAGCCAAGCCCAGCAGAGAGGTATATGCGGAAGATCAGTAGTGGAAATCTTGGTAGAGATTCTCTTGAGTTCCCACGCAGGAGCAAATGTGTGTCCCCAGTTGATAGCAGTCTTCAAAGGATCATTCCTCATGAGCCTGTTTGTGCCCAGCAACTACAACCAAGAATGCAAAAAGAACCTCCT